The region GAGATACATGAAAATAAGAGTTCCATAAAATATGACGACCGCTGTCAAATGGGAGCCACAAGTGGAAAAGGCCTTCCGCCTCCCGTCTGCCGAGTGCATCAGCAGAATGGCAATGAGAATGAACAGGTAAGATATAATCACTACGGTTAGAGAGTAAGTGAAATTAATGCCTGCAAGTATGATCATCGAATATTCTTTAACAAAGGTGCCAGCACAGGCCATCTTGATGAGAGGTGGATCTGCACAGTAGAAGTGGTTGATCTCAATTTTCCCACAGAAGTACAAGCCATGTGTCCATAACGTTGCTGCCAGACTCGTCAGAAAACCATACACGTAAGGGAAAGAAATCAGTCGAATACAGACAACCCGTGAAATTTTGCTGCCGTAGAGCAGAGGGTTGCCAATTGCCATTTACCTGTCAAAGGCCATCACAGCGAGAATAAAAATCTCTACGTGGACAAGGgctataaagaagaaacactGTACCAAGCAACCAGCATAAGAAATCGTTTTTGTCTCTGAAAACAGGTTTTCCAACATTTTAGGGGTAACGTTGGAAGAAAACCACACATCCACAAAGGACAGATGACTTAGAAAAAAGTACATGGGGCTGCTGAGCTGTGGACTGGCCTTAATTAACATGATCATGCCAATGTTACCCACCACGGTGATGATGTAGACCACCAGAAAAATGATGAAGAAGACGACTTGCCATTCCCGGCGACTGGTGAGTCCCAAGAGAATAAACTCTGTCACCTcggtgacattgagcattttctcagttCTGGGTCAATATTAGTTACAAATCCCTGTGAtaactaaaaggaaataaattttgaaatcacatGTTgactattaatttttattttcatccatgccctttttcatttttttctttattaaatatcTGTGACTGCATTTTGCTACTCTTTTCAGGAAATCATCTCTCAGCATTTGCTAATGTAACCTGCTCTCGGAAGGCTCCCTGGTTGGATAAATACAGAGTCCTACTTACATAACAGGTGTACGAAATGTGATTGAAATACGCTAGTACTCGATAGTGAATTTAGCCAAATTTCCAAGACCACTTCTTCAACATCCCTTGTTTCCAACACTGGCTTGTTtggtattttcatattttgaagaTATTTTGGAGGGCTATAGTTCTCTTTTTATCATCACTCAAAATTACTATGTTATCTCTGTTTCATCATTGGCATATTCTCCATGATTAGAGAAGGAAGCCACTTAATCAAGTAATTCATCAGCCCTAAttgtcaaataaaaattatttttaatctaacCTCATCCTTGGACTCATTTAAAGAGGGATGAACTGATGATCACAGCAGTCATCAAAATAAAAGTGTAAGCCATTTATACACATTCCTACATTATGCACAGGACCTGGATATAGACTCTTGGAATCTCTAATGTGTAATTGTAATCTACCAGACATCATCCACTCTCACGTTCTGGAGATCAAATATAAGTGAGACAAGGAGATTAATGTCTATTTAGAGTGGTATTGATGTCAATAGTCTTTCTAAAACTGTGGTGTACTCTTACAGAGTTATACTGGAGGCAGAAAATGGGGAATATTTGCCTTTTCCTTGGCAATCCAATGGAGTTCTTCTTGGATATAGGTTGTGTCATAGGAACATTTTTCTAGAACaatatttctgaaattattttcctATAGAAACACTAGTGCTCTGTATGCTGTTAATAGGTATTGTGGAGAAAAATCCACAAGGGTTCATTCATCAGATAATGAGAAATCTTTATATCTTCTGCAAACACTTAGAGACACATGACTTATCTAGTAAAGGTAAACTGTGAGAAGCTGTGTGGGAAAGAATTCTATTATACTTAGTCTAGCTGGCATTTACTTAGCTTAAagatgaaggaaaggagagagaataataaagcaaaaagagagacacagagagagagttCCTCAAAACCAGCAAACACTGAGGTTCTTTGGAACACAGAGAGTAATTCTATCAAAAAAGATTCTAGAGAGAGCTTTGCAACAGGGTGATGAGTTTGTTGGAGCTGGGACTGTGCCACGCTCTCCAAGGGCTAAATGTCATTTGATTATTCCCCAAACCCTCGTTTTCACCTCCAGGATTACACTTTGTGTAACTACCCTTTGATGCGTATCCAAAGTTATCCTTGCGTTAGGACCAGGAAAGATAAGAGCAGGTAAGAAGATGACCTCATTGCCAGAGTGAAAATAAACAGACTCTTATTCACAAAGGTAATCCACTGCCTTCTACTCACCCCATTTGGAAAGAAGTGTTTTTCATGAGGAAGAAGAACACTACGAACCCAAGTAAATTAGACTGACAAATGATTCCTGAGTCTTAGGCTAATTAGTAAAAAATTGAGGCATTAACTCATGGCTTAAAAATATTAGGAATAATAAGAGTTAAAATTGGAAAAGACAAAATCCTTTGTTTTGTGATGTAAAGAATACCATTCTGTCTGTATAATTTTGGTTTCTTCTCCCCAtccacccacctccccatcccAAGGCTTCATGTCACCTTTATGGAACTCATTCTCCCCTTGAAGAGTTTTCAGTGGTCAATTGGACATGACCATTTGGATTTAAGAATACGTAGTCAGACACAGACACATTAAAGCTTAGAGAACACATGAGATAACTTTGGATTATAGTTTGGCATCAATCTATGCCTAAAGCAGAGTTtccttaaaattatattaaagatTAAATCAAGCGCTTGATTTTCTATTGCTCAGCTTATGATTCATAGTATGTGTATtaataaatttactaaaattatGTATCTACCAATTTATCACTCATGCTATAAAACTTATATTATCTCcttaaaagaatatatttgtgAGTCTTTAGGAAGTAAAAGGTGACATCAAATCACGAGGTGGAAAGTAGTAATATGGAAGTATTTTttgtttgggtattttttttttattccaaagtTTCTCAGATATGCTCAGTAACCACGTGTGGCActtataaagctaaaaaaaaatgtaaagtaatGCAAACAAAATTATAAACCAGTTGCGTTACGACAGGCGATTGAGTGATTATGGTGATGGTGTGGTTTGCTCTTGACAGTGTGGAGCAAATGCGTCACAACCTGCttctatattcatatatatcaccTGTAATGACCCAATTCttcacatctttttattttttgaacttcCGTGGAATCATTCTGACATAAATATAAActtatttttcaactattttgttaaatattgaTGCCCACTCAAACTAAAACCTTGTTGTTCAACTTTCTTTTTAACCCTCAAAAAACTGTTTTCATAgatttgggaaaaaagaaaaaaacagataatacCAAATAGGAAGACAAGTTGATAAAATATTCTCCCTCTCTGCTGGTTGTACGCTTCTGTAGTATGTTGCTACGTGCTCGGCTTTAGAGCGGAGCCTAGAAAGTCTGGAAAGGAGAGCAAACATATTTTAAGTACAGTCAGCCTTCTTGCAGGTTCCACACCCATGGATACAATGAACCTcgaatggaaaatatatatattttttaatccagaaagttccaaaagccAAAACTTGAACTTGCCAGGCCATGGCaaatatttacataacatttgCATCGCATTGGGTGTTAgacgtcatctagagatgatttaaagtatgggGTGTGCATCAGTTATGTGCAAAAACTACGCCGTTCTAtagaagggacttgagcatctgaggATTTCGGTAACCTGGGAGGCAGCGGGGGTCCTGGAACGTGTCCCTCTCAGATACTGAGGGAGAGCTGTATCTGTCCTGAATGTGCTGTAGGATCATTTCGAGCTGCCTGTGAACACGTTCAGTCCATGGGAACAGGAACAGGAAAAACAGATCACAGATCTATCTGTAAACTGCCCAAACTACGCtaattcatttgtaaaaatgtaaaaaataatatattaacttTCGAAAAAGAAGAACTCCTTAAACAAGAAAAGATGGATTTTTTAAGATTCACAGGTTCATAGACAAAGAGAAATTAGTGGAAGATCTGTTTAAGACAGCATCACAAAAGACAGGGGAAATACGAAGATGAAGGAGAGATTCTGTGCCTGGTACAGGATGTCAAGCCTTTCCACAGATCACACTGATGTGGAGTCAGCAGAGTGTGCCTGGGCTGCCTGTGGTTTTCACACTCTTGGATTTATCAGAGATTAGCAATAGAGGAATTCTTGTTTGAAAACCAGATCTAATTACAGGCAACCACAGATgattgagaaaaaaaagaagatataaaaaagtgGTGGTGTTAGTACTTTGCAAAAATTAAATCCATGTAAACATGCGTGGTAATTAGCCAGATGATACACAGTGTTGGTGAGCACACAGGGAAGTGGAATGATCAGCTCTGATCTTAGCGGGTGTGAGATCTGGGGAAAAAGGAGGGTCTGGGGAACTTGGAAGCACTGACAGGATTTTCCTCGCCATCTCCAGGCAAAGCAGATGTACCCAAACAGCCATACTGCAGCATTTTGTATTTCAAATTAAGTTACCCATAAATGTGGATTCTTTTTCCTTCAGGTTCAGGCATGAGAGAATATTAAGTATTCATTTAAAGAATTCTGTTGCTTTGTCAGACCCTGGCTGAATTCTGGCTCCATGACTTATTTAAGAACTTGGACAGGATtactcttgttttgtttataatttcacTATGCTAATATGATATAACAATAATAACAGTATcgatttctttgtgtgtttgtgaaTATGAAAAGATTTATTACACATTAACACATAATAAATATTCAAGGCACAGTTATTATTAAATGCACTCCTGAAAATTGTAGCTTCCATTAATAGTTTGCAATAATCAAATAATCAAATCTCTATagaaaatttctttctgtttctctctctgacacacacaaatacaaatcTACACACAGATAACATTTATGAAATACTTAATGTTAATTCATGTTAATGTTAATGATaaagaataaatgtaaataaaattcaagatgCAACCTTCATTTTCCAGTTCCAGATCGGTGCATTTGTGTACCATCCTCAGAATGAAGAGAAGTGTTCCCAGAAAGAATGCAGAATTAAAAAGTGGAGGCTGTAGAAGAGATGGCAAACATCATCAACTAGGCAAAAGAGAAACTGGAAGGACACAGGAGaagttttccttaaatgtttacaTTAGGAAACAAGAAgcaattaatttctttcttcagaAATGACCCTGGGGAAAGTACATCTCCAGAGGAACACATACTGATGAGAtttgtgggttgtttttttttaatatacaatttgcacaattttatttttccccaaactCAAACTCAAGTTATTTTGAAAGTGTTCTGGGATCAAATGACATAACTTGCTTTGGGTTTGCATCACACTAAACCTGGTGATGGTGTCACTCAACCTGCATAAGCCAGTCCCGTGTTCCGTACTTCACGGTCTGTGTGACTCAGCTTTTCCAGTGAAAGATGAAACAAGTATGAGTCCCTGTAACTAGAATTATGACCTAGCACACAACTGCATGGCTCAGCTCTAAGCCACCTGCAGAGGTGTTTTGCTTATCATCTCAATGAAATCTACCTTCATTCCCATGCCTAAATTAGAAGCACTCTTTTGCTCCTTTATAtcacaatatttttttccagatttcacCATAACATATCTAacatactatataatttatttatatattatgctaATTGTTTACATATGTCTCACACCAGTAGACTCATGAGatcaagaatttctttttctgttttgctcattGATAACAAATAACTAAAACAGTAGCTGGTACATAATAGGCACTCAGCTAATATTTGTTAGACGAATGAGTGGTTAATTAATTAAAGAACAGGTTAGAATGATGGGGAACGAactaagagaaacagaaacaagttTATGTATAGTATTACTGGCATTTAAAATTATCAGGGACaaggaaattattaaaataacaagtggcaattaatattttatgaaaaatggaTATTAGTTTCTTGCTTCAGACCACATgcaaaaaagaaattctaaatgGTTTAAGTTAAGCATAAATATGCTAATATATGTATCCATTGCATGAGCTGTTATATGAATGGTTATacagtttatttaatttattttttaaaaaaaacattttatttttatattttatttatttgttattatattttaaattgttttattttggcagtgagggggtggtaattaagtttatttaatttttttagaggcgatacaggggattgaacccaggacttcatcatgcatgctaagcacgtgctctaccacttgagctataccctcccccctatacagtatgtttataattgttaaaaTAACACAGCTGGCCATAACAACCTCTAAAATCTTTTGGTTTTCAAGTGGACTAAGTTTTACAATCTATGGTCAAGAGAGAGCTAAGTAGAGGAAGTAGTTCTGTTGTGGGTGAAGTAGGCCGTTTGGAGTAAATTACTAAACGTAGTGGAAGGGGAAATAGTGTAATACGAGACTGCATATAACACAACATATACTGTAATAAACAACGTAATTATGTTGGTTAATTTGTGTTACAACTAGTCTGATCCTTTGGAAAATTCCTAAGTAGCAACTCCTGCAATGTCCTGATCAGGTTGACTACTCTGAAACACACggacccacacaaacacacacacacacatacaaacagaaATATCCATACATGTACATGGATGTGGATGGATGTGTAACaggtatgtatacatgtatatacacatatataatgcaTGCATGATTTTGCTTTATTTGTGAaaatcctgctttattttttaaatttcttgacaAAAGAtagttaaataaaagaaaatgaacaggacTTCAATCTTGACAAGAAATGTTATAGATTTTGTGCATTTACAATCAAAATCAGCAATTTGTGCCTCAAATTGTTCTCATCTTTTAAGTAAAAGTATTTTGAAACAGAGGCAACaatatcattaaaaaaacacaatacaGGGCATCTGTTATATTGatgatgttaattttaaaaatagatataaaatggaTGACAAGTTACAAATGCATGTGGTTAGAACCAATGAGGGTTCAGCTGGTTTCTACTACCACCAAACCCTAAAACActtcaaaaataaggaaaaaaagaaaaagtaaatatatctCTACACTTTCCCCAATGGATTTATGGAAATACAATCCAAAACTAACCAATGAGATTGTGTCATTACCTCTGACAGTCCTCATAAGGTAAGACACAAATAGGATTTAAATACATATGTTTCCATGTAAATgaggtttatttaattaattagcatACATTTGAAAAGGTAAACTCATATAGCATACAGTTAAATTCATTAGCATTTCTTACATGGAGCTTATAACATATTCTGCAGAAATGATTCCACTGTCAGGGCTGTTGTCTACAATTATACCAATGACTACCAGTGAAATAATAGTCAGTTTAAGTATTTAACAATAACAACACACATCCTGAACCACCACCTCGTTTAGATGCAGGAAGGAACCATTACAGTTCTTCTAAAAACAGAATGGAAAGAGTGGACTTGTGAAATACTGAAAAGCCATAACAAATGCTTCCAGCTACAAAATAACCTACTGACTTTGACATTGTGCGGGAAAGGACGATGTTGTCAGCATGCTTTCACCTCGTCATGTGTTATGGACCCCGGGAGTCTTGTTTACAATGTGCTTCTTTTGTCCTTATATCTTATTCCTTATTCAATTGTATAGTATCTTTGTCTGTTCATTGAAAACGAAAATAACAATTTTTCTCAACATTATCCAAGAGAAATGGTTAATTCTAACCCTTCTATTGAACCATGGGTCTCATCATACATTttaagtttctattttatttcattaagtgTGTCCTACTGATCACTTTGCTCATGGCCTCCTTCACATCTTTGTTCCTGAGGCTGTAGATCATGGGATTCAACATGGGAATCACCGTGGTATAAAACACAGCTACCATTTTCCCCTGCTCCACGGACTCTTCAGTTGGACTTCTGAGGTACATGAAGAAGAGAGTTCCATAAAATATGGTGACAGCTGTCAAATGAGATCCACATGTGGAGAaggctttctttcttccttctgctgagcGCATTCTTAGGATGGCAATAAGGATAAATATGTAGGAGATGATAATGACTAGTAAAGAGTAAGAGAAGTTGAGACCCTCCAATGTGAGCATGGTGTATTCTTTAATGAAGGTTCCTGCGCAGGCCATCTCGATGAGGGCTGGGTCTGCACAGTAGAAGTGGTTGATCTCAATGTTCCCACAGAAGTACAAGCCATGGGTCCACAATGTGGAGATGAAACTTATAAAGAAGCCATATACATAAGGGAAAGAGACCAGTCGAATACAGACAATCCCTGACATTCTGCTGCCGTAGAGCAGAGGGTTGCCAATTGCCATGTACCTGTCAAAGGCCAACACAGAGAGGATGAAGACTTCTGCATGGACGAAGGCAATGAAGAAGAAACACTGCACTATACAACCAGTGTAGGAAATGGTTTTGGTCTCAGATACCAAATTTTCCAACATTTTGGGAGCGACGTTAGAGGAGAACCACACATCTGCAAAAGACAAGTGactgaggaaaaaatacatgGGGCTGTTGAGCTGGGGACTGACCCTGATGAGTATGATCACACCAACGTCCCCAACCAGGGTGACAATGTAGACCAGTAAGAAGATCACAAAGAGCAGGAGCTGTAATTCAGGGCGACTAGTTAGTCCCAAGAGAATAAATGCTGTCACGTCAGTAAAACTGAGCATTTTCTTGAATCTGATCCAGGCAGAGATGCACTTTgtctaataaaataaacagaaataaaacatacaCATCTCAAATATAGTCATTCTTCATTTGTATTTTATCTTCCTGATCCATTCTCTTTCAATTCCTCTGCGagttttcttttcatctctcctctcctttccccatgTCTTTACTTAgcagtatttctttctcttatgcacatatatatacataagttttcttttatagagaaagtggcagaataatataaaattatagaatataatgACATAACTCATTGCATCTAGTTTTACttgtttataaagaaaaagtTTCGAGGGAGAATTTTTGTTCTTGCTCTCTCCTGGAAAGGGAAAGAATTTTTGCTAATGGCCCCAACTTTTAGGAAGtgtctccattttatttattcactagATTTATAGAGTTAGAAGGTctataaaatatgtaagaaatttaTTCAAAGTCATAGGCAGAGAAATGTTGATCCATAATCAGAAAGTTAAATGATACCTCCATTTCTTAATCTTGAAAGCTTgagatgatttttatttaaaaaatgacttaataacactgtataaaatggtttaaaataaaataactatctttattggaaaaaaagaaaagaaaaaaacctcttaaAGCATTACatttagagatttttcttttattttgaaaatcaacATAAGAAAATGAATCCTTGCCAGCCATTGTCCATACTGCAAATAAGACTGAAAGAGATAAATTGAAGCATCacctccatttttttaaactcttctccTCCCTTGAGTCTTGAAGCATTAACACATTCTATAGcagtctcttccttttttcttagaaCTTTGAATAAAATAGGAACAACAGAAAACTAAATGAAGGACTGTATTATTCTTCTATAATTATTTACaatttaatgaaatttttaaaatgtaccagAAAGTGAAGGAAAAGTTTTGAGGGTTTAGAGAGGaagtttcttttttatagtttttggctGTATCAGATTAAGATGGCCGATCTGTCTGGATTCTGGACCCTTCTAGCACATTTTGATATGCTAGTTTAAATATTTTGAGCTCATTTACCAGCAGTAAGATTTTACTTATGGTCTATTTATTTATGGGCCATGGGAGTGCACAGCTGATGGCTCTTCATAAAATATCCTGTATTTGCCATCAAAGTACAAGTTAGAAAAACATCATCatcacttttatatttatttattcatccattcattcatgtaGTTAACACTTTTCAGAAAAATCACTGGTTCTTCTCTTATCTATAATAAGCTGTTATGACCAACCTGTTTCTTGCCTATTTCTCTTCCTACCCATCATTAGTTGAGATCTGTCCTTCCTTTTTCATCCCCTAGAATTTGTCTCTATCTTAGCTTCCTTGTTATGTCTGTGCCTCCCACTACTCATCTCTTGGTTGAAATTTACATGATAGATATCAGACGGCGACTGGAAAAATAATAGATGATTTTCATCCTCCCCTGTAATGTTGGTAGTAACTAAAGCAAAGTAAAAAGAACTTCACTCTAAGTTGACTCTGCCAAAGCACCCAATGCAAAGAGGCGTTACTTCATCTAACCATGGCAAAGGAGGGAAACAGAGAATGCTGTCAAGTCTATTCGAATATCCTCTTTGTGCTGCAGGGAGATCTGCAGGATTCTTTTTGCCTCCTCTTCCAAATAATTAGTCATTTCCCACACATTTAGATAAGTTCCCAGCCTCCTCTATATACTCTATACAGGTGTTCTTAAGaaacattttctacattttttatttatttgatgattGATAAAACTTACATATGTAATGAGAATATTTCAGACTGGTTTTTCACTTATATGGCAAATGTCATCGAGAAATATATGCAAAAAGAAAATAGCATCAGGCTTCAAGCACTTAGTGAGGAGTGTATCAGTGCGTAAGTCAAGCTACATGAGCTGAGTCTTCAGCTCCAAAGAGGGCTTCAATTTTAGTAGCCATTGTATGACAAATTTGCACAGGGAAACAGAATGAGATTCAAACAGTTGACCCTGTAATGAAATCCATCTATGTCTGCTACCAGCTCAGTCTGTGGTGGGAGAAATGTGGCATATATAGTGCCCACCCAGTTTGGCCAGAAATTTCCCAGTTTGGGAGTGTTAAGTTTTGCCTCTGGGAAACACCTCAGTCCTAGGCAAACCAAGATAATTGGCCACGCTAAGAAATGCTGGGCCCATGATTTACAACTGCCCGAGTCCTACAGGCTTCCTCAGGGAGCTAGCTGTAACAGGGCAGAGAATGCTAGAAGATCACATGCCAAGAGAAGATGTTTCCTCAGGCTACCCCCATGTGAAACCCCAACCACTAGTCTGTAGGAGGTGGAATGAGGAAAAGATGGTCTGGATTCAAAGGAGCACAGGATCATTTATGAATGTTTTGAGGTCCAGTGTGCTTTTTTATCAATAACTGTGTTTGAACACACTTTACTGGTGTCTTATACGTGCTAGTACtatataaaagtttaatttcatgactttatgtttgtatatgaggaagagagagaagcagagacagaaagacagagagggagagactgagACCAGCACTTGCACTGAAGAGAAAATGTCGTtagcagagaaaacagaaacacagcggTTTGATTGCCACGTAGTGACCCTTTATGGGGAGAATTCTCATTGTTTGTTGGGTAGAATGGTGCACACTTTTGCCACTGGATGACTGCAGTTCTTGGACAAGGGCATCAAACCAGAGCCCCCAACCACAACTGACTACCACTGCCACAGTGAGGCCTTTCTAACCGCACCTCCTAATAACCCTTCCAGAACATTCTCTTCCTACGGAGAATTACAAGGGCAACCTAAAGGGCTCACACTCCAGACTGACTTTATGAAAATACATGGACTCTACCTGTGCATGAACCTACCTGTGCATGAAGAAAAAATGTTCTTGGAAACATCTCATCTGGTATCACCACTTCGTGGTTCAGAAGGCTTTATAAGAGCTGGATTTCCCACTGTGGGGCTTTCTCACTGGAGAATATGGACAGAAAGCTGAAGAGATAATTAAAATGCTACAGATGGCATCACCTGTAATGGAAAATGAAACTCAAGAGCAAAATAACTCTCAGCAGAATTagagttttttaaattagttaattaattaaaggGCTAAAAGAACTTGAGATTTTGCtttttgtcctctttttctttttacagtgttTTCTCTGTATCCTGGTGACTGTGCTGCATTTGTGGGTGGGAGTGGTTCTTAGTTTTCCGTGTGATATTAATCATGTCAATATTGCATCAGCCACAACATATATTTCAAATAATCTGTACTTAGCACAATTCTTTGTATTAATGAAGAACATTGCTCCCATTTTTCAGTAAGAAAGAATTGTAAGCAATGAGAGAATAAAAAAGGATGTCATATACACATGTAATGAGCCTCAGACGGGCTTTTCCTTGTCTGAAAGAATTAATGGACTTCTCTAAAACCCAACTTAATTCTTGCATTAGGGTTGACagttttttattgctgttgtttatattttgttcttttttttaacactgtaaaAAAATTCCCCATACCACACTGAATGCGTCCGATCTtatcttaataaattattttaattgataGAAGATGATCTACAATAGCTATTCTTCTCATGTCTATAGTTTCTACCCATtttggagagaaaataaattaatgtacttgagaaacataattttaatttttactgactTATAATTGCTAATGCCATGGGTATAATTTTTAGCTCACAATCTCTATATTGTAAGCTGTGCAACTTTATTCCTCTAATTGAGCTTAATTCATATTTTAAGGCTCCATTTTCCAAAGTGGAAGTAAGTTAACTTGACCAGTTGCTACTCTGCTTTCCACAGGGCTGTTCCTGTGTAGAGGGTAAGTGTACCCCCAAAGCATTGGAAAACACAGCATTCTTAACCTTGGTGTCATTATCTTTAGACAGTGACatgcattcatttgtttatttgtttatttatctatttcctATGTGCCTgaaatccaggaaaaaaaattatattagtaCCTGCTCTCATGGACCTTATATTCTAGTTTTACAGTGCCACTCTTACTGGATGCTTTCTCCATATTAAGAACTCTGCaacctcttaatttttttaattttatgtttttttgttcctttgagaaacaggaaACACTTTGGAGCTACCACACTCTGCTGGACCACAGAAGCCCTTGGGAGACTGAGACCCTCCCTCTCCAGCCAGACACATGAGACA is a window of Vicugna pacos chromosome 10, VicPac4, whole genome shotgun sequence DNA encoding:
- the LOC102527792 gene encoding olfactory receptor 5M3-like yields the protein MLSFTDVTAFILLGLTSRPELQLLLFVIFLLVYIVTLVGDVGVIILIRVSPQLNSPMYFFLSHLSFADVWFSSNVAPKMLENLVSETKTISYTGCIVQCFFFIAFVHAEVFILSVLAFDRYMAIGNPLLYGSRMSGIVCIRLVSFPYVYGFFISFISTLWTHGLYFCGNIEINHFYCADPALIEMACAGTFIKEYTMLTLEGLNFSYSLLVIIISYIFILIAILRMRSAEGRKKAFSTCGSHLTAVTIFYGTLFFMYLRSPTEESVEQGKMVAVFYTTVIPMLNPMIYSLRNKDVKEAMSKVISRTHLMK
- the LOC102544547 gene encoding LOW QUALITY PROTEIN: olfactory receptor 5M3-like (The sequence of the model RefSeq protein was modified relative to this genomic sequence to represent the inferred CDS: substituted 1 base at 1 genomic stop codon), which codes for MLNVTEVTEFILLGLTSRREWQVVFFIIFLVVYIITVVGNIGMIMLIKASPQLSSPMYFFLSHLSFVDVWFSSNVTPKMLENLFSETKTISYAGCLVQCFFFIALVHVEIFILAVMAFDRXMAIGNPLLYGSKISRVVCIRLISFPYVYGFLTSLAATLWTHGLYFCGKIEINHFYCADPPLIKMACAGTFVKEYSMIILAGINFTYSLTVVIISYLFILIAILLMHSADGRRKAFSTCGSHLTAVVIFYGTLIFMYLRRPTEESVEQGKTVAVFYTTVIPMLNPMIYSLRNKDVKEAMSKVVSRTCLTK